The proteins below are encoded in one region of Arthrobacter sp. CJ23:
- a CDS encoding 16S rRNA (uracil(1498)-N(3))-methyltransferase has protein sequence MSNPVFFAPAGALDGLGPGSVFVLDGAEARHAVTVKRLAVGEPVDIADGAGKRLTGRVSEAGSGTLAVVASEILDEPRPAIRLVLVQALAKGDRDELAAETATELGIDSVVPWQSERSIVRWKGDRAAKAHAKWQSVVTAAAKQARRAWIPDVRSIVDTAGLAKAVESADLAVILHEDARRPLRTVLEQWREELPEQGSGEQRSREVLLIVGPEGGISPREVTRLSDAGAVTALLGHHVLRSSTAGPAAVVLSSDILGRW, from the coding sequence GTGAGCAACCCCGTATTCTTCGCCCCGGCCGGTGCCCTGGACGGGCTGGGGCCCGGTTCGGTGTTCGTCCTGGACGGTGCCGAGGCCCGGCACGCCGTGACCGTGAAGCGCCTTGCCGTAGGCGAGCCCGTGGACATCGCCGACGGTGCGGGAAAGCGGCTCACCGGCAGGGTCTCCGAGGCCGGATCCGGAACCCTGGCCGTGGTGGCCTCCGAGATCCTGGACGAACCCCGCCCGGCGATCCGGCTGGTCCTGGTCCAGGCCCTCGCCAAAGGTGACCGGGACGAACTTGCGGCCGAGACCGCCACGGAACTCGGCATCGACTCGGTGGTTCCCTGGCAGTCCGAACGCTCCATTGTGCGCTGGAAGGGCGACCGCGCCGCGAAAGCCCACGCGAAATGGCAGTCCGTGGTCACCGCGGCGGCCAAGCAGGCACGCCGCGCCTGGATCCCGGACGTCCGCTCCATCGTGGACACTGCCGGGCTGGCCAAGGCCGTCGAGTCGGCGGACCTGGCCGTCATCCTGCACGAGGACGCCCGGAGGCCGCTCCGGACGGTGCTGGAACAGTGGCGGGAGGAGCTGCCGGAGCAAGGTTCCGGGGAACAGCGGTCCCGCGAAGTGCTGCTGATTGTGGGACCGGAGGGTGGAATCTCGCCCCGCGAGGTCACCCGCCTGAGCGACGCCGGCGCCGTCACCGCCCTGTTGGGCCACCACGTGCTGCGGTCGTCGACGGCGGGACCCGCCGCCGTCGTGCTCTCCAGCGACATCCTGGGCCGCTGGTGA